The DNA segment CATCAGGCGCGCGGACTGGCGGAGACCGGTTACCAGCCGCCGCTGCCGGCGCGCAACATCCCGGTCTGCGGCCGCACCGGCATCGCCACGCTGGAGATGATGTTGGTCAACATGAAGGAGGGCGGCATGATCTCCGCGCACGACTATGTCGTCGCCAAGGCTGCCGCCACGGCGCTGTGCGGCGGCGACATCGAGGCCGGCAGCCTGGTCGACGAGAACTGGCTGCTGACCGTGGAGCGCAAGCTCTTCATCGAGCTGCTGAAGAATGAAAAGACCCAAGCCCGCATCGTCCACATGCTGGAAACGGGAAAGCCGCTGCGCAACTGAGAAACGCAAAGGACATCGAAATGAGCAAACAGATTCAAGACGCCTACATCGTCGCCGCCACGCGCCTGCCGGTGGCCAAGCGCCGCGGCATGTTCAGGAACGTGCGTCCCGACGACATGCTGGCCCACGCCATCCGCTCCGTCATGGCGCAGGCGCCGGGACTCGATCCGGCGCTGATCGGCGATGTCATCGTCGGCTGCGCCATGCCGGAAGCCGAGCAGGGCATGAACGTCGCCCGCATCGGTCTCTTGCTGGCGGGCCTGCCCAATACCGTGCCGGGCATGACCATCAACCGCTTTTGCTCCTCGGGCGTGCAGGCCGTGGCCGACGCGGCGGCGCGCATCCGCCTCGGTGAAGCCGATGTCATGATCGCCGCCGGTACCGAGTCGATGACGGTGATGCCGCAGATGATGGGCAACAAGATCGCCATCAATCCGGCCTTCTTCGAGAAGGACGAGAACCTTGCCATCGCCTACGGCATGGGCCTTACCGCCGAGAAGGTGGCGCAGCAATGGAAAGTGACGCGCGACGAGCAGGATGCCTTCGCCGTGCACAGCCACCAGAAGGCGGTGGCCGCGATTGCCGCCGGCAAATTCAAGGCCGAGATTTCGCCTTACGCGTTTGCCGAGCACCTGCCCGACTTGAAGAGCGGCGCGGTGAAACTCAAGCAGCGCAGCGCCGACACCGACGAAGGCCCGCGCCCGGAGAGCAGCCTGGCCGATCTCGCCAAGCTGCGCCCAGTGTTTGCGGCCAGGGGCTCGGTGACGGCGGGCAACAGCTCGCAGATGTCGGACGGCGCGGCGGCGGTCTTGCTGGTCAGCGAAAAGATGTTGAAGCAGTTCAACCTGGCGCCGCTGGCACGCTTCGCCGGCTACGTGGTGGCCGGCGTGCCGCCCGAGATCATGGGCATCGGCCCGATCGAGGCGATTCCGCGTGCGCTCAAGCAGGCCGGCATTGCCAAGTCGGACCTCGACTGGATCGAGTTGAACGAAGCCTTCGCCGCGCAGGCGCTGGCGGTGATCAAGACGCTCGAACTCGACCCGGCCAAGGTCAATCCGCTTGGTGGCGCCATTGCGCTGGGCCACCCGCTCGGCGCCACCGGCGCGATACGCACCGCCACCGTCGTCCATGCGCTGCAACGCGAGAAGCTCAAGTACGGCATGGTGACGATGTGCATCGGCACCGGCATGGGCGCCGCGGGCGTGTTCGAGCGCACCTGAGTCCAGGGATTCCCATCCAGGCCGGCGAGCGCTGGCCCGGCTACTTTTCCGTCATTTGATTATCCTGAGGCTGACATTCCAATGAGTTATCGTTTGCGGATGGCATCCCGTTGCATGAGTTCAGTGGAGCTTTACTGTCGAAGAATTGTATATGCCTGACGCCGATTACCCGCCCGAGCAAGATGCGATATGACATTGACGCCGCTTTACATAAGTACCGCGGCTGCTATGATTTCCTTAGAACTCCGATAACGGCTGGATGCTCTGGCGTCTCGGCTACCCCTGATACGCGACAATATGAGAGATACAACAAATGAATGCCTCCATCGCCTATCGACCTATACCGCAAACCATCATTTCCTCCATTGGCTGCTACGTTCTGGAAGCTTTTAATCCGCCCCCAGTCAATGCTGATTCTGCGGCGGTTCAGGTCATGACGGACCTTTCCCGGGTGCCTTCCGCGACTATTGCAGGCGATGCCACTCTTGATCTGGCCAACCAGTCCATGATCTTGCGCAGCGTACGCCTGCTGCTGGTGGTAGGGGAGGCAAGCAAGATTGTCGGGGTGATCACGTCCAACGACATACTTGGGGAAAAACCTGTGCTGGTGGCCCAAAATCGCCATTGCAGGCGAAGCGACCTATGCGTTGCCGATGTCATGGTGCCGGTGAAAAGCATGGAGGCATTGCGCATCGAGGACGTAACGAAGGCTTCCGTCGGCAACATCGTGGCCACCCTGAAGGCCGTTGGCCGCGCCCACGCACTCGTCGTAGGGCAGCGCGAAGATGGCAAGCAGTCTCTGCTGGGTATTTTCTCGGCCTCGCAGATCGCCCGTCAGTTAGGCGTGCAAATCCAAACCTATGAAGTGGCAAGAACCTTCGCTGAAATCGAAGCACTGATTGCGGGAATTTGAATCCGCTTCAGGCCCGCTTCGCACCTCCGCCGGCACCGCTGCGCTGGCATGGATGCAATTTCAGGCTGAATCGTGCGCGTCACCCTTCCTATTTCAAAAGCGGGTGATTTGCCGGAAGCTGTTTTGAATACCAGATGGCAAGCTTGTGGCGCAGGGTTTTTTCGGCAACCTGATCTTCAGGCAGGGGCTGGATGACTTTGTCATGGACCAGCAATCTGTAGATGTAAAGCAGCTTCTCGCTTGCCGAGTCCGTCGGCTCAAACTCGACGACACCCCGTCCTTCGGCATACTCTACACCCGCGAGCAGGGCGGCCTTGAACAGCTCGTTTTCATGTTTCATTTTCTTCATTGCAACACCTCCAGTTTCAGACCGCCGGTACCGAAAGGTTCCACGGCAAAAGAATGAGGAAAGTATAGGCTACATGGTAGAGTCACTTTTCCTGAGACTGCATTCCTCGCGCGTTTGTCCGGCATGAGATTCCAAGAGCCTGCTCTTCACAGCACCCGAGGCGAAGCTGCTGTTCGCGCGCTGCTGCTCGCGCTGGCCATTCTGCTGGCGGCTTGCAGTCCGGAATCCGCGCACTTCAATGCCACCGATGTCACCGGTGGCGACTGGGGCCGTGATTTTCGTCTTGCCGATGCAAGCGGCAAGACGCGCCAGCTGGCCGATTTCAAGGGCAAGGCGGTGGTGATTTTCTTCGGCTATGTGCAGTGCCCCGACGTTTGCCCGACCACCATGAACAAGCTGCGCGAAGTGATGGAGGCTTTGGGCGGCGAAGCGGATCGCGTCCAGGTGCTGTTCGTCACGCTTGATCCCGAGCGCGATACGCCAGAACTGCTGGCGCAATACGTGTCCGCCTTCGACGCGCGGTTTCTCGGCCTTTACGGCGATCCCGACAAGACGGCCGCGATGGCGAAAGACTTCAGGGTTTTCTATCAGAAGCAGGCGGGATCAAAACCCGGCCGCTATACGATCGATCACACGGCGGGACTTTATATCTATGATCCGCAGGGCCGCCTGCGATTGTTCGTGGCCAGCGACGAAGAGGCGGCGAAGATCGCCGCCGACCTCAGGCAGCTTTTGGCGGGACGCTGACTCTGCTCGCAACTGATGAACCTGAAAGCCTCATTTGAACCACGGCGACACGGCGGGCATGACCAAAGGAAATAACCAGCGGGAATCCCTGTGGTATCCCCGTGGGACGGCGAAAAATCAAGAGTTTGCCAATGGACTTCATTTCACCCAATGGGCGAGGGCCGCACGCCTCCCATGCTCCGTGTTTTCGCCGTGTTTGCCGTGGTGAACTGCTTTTTCCAGGATGAATCTTGCCAGCCGGGCTAGCCGAACCGTAAATACGAATGGCATAACACTTGTCGAGACCGTCAGGAAGTGTCATGATTGGAAAAATTTCATCGGTCTATGTCATTGATGACCGCTGAAGTTGTTGTACCCGAACCGTTGCATCAACGCGTGGCGGTTTGTCGGGCTTCGAGATCGAAGCGTGTCGGCGTTTGAAAACGGAGGTTCAGGGGTGCGGGCAAGATTCCTGTCGTTGGAGTTCTCGCGATGAGCGCGACGATCGGAACCCCGCTACTGCTCGCTTATGCAGCGGTGATGTGCACCTTGTTGTCAGGCGCCGTTTCCCTGCTGGCCGTGCGCCGCCATCCGGGCTTCCTGCATTTCGGTTCCTTCCTGTTTCTTTTCCTCTCCGGCGCCACCAGCATCGGAGCCGGGATATGGACGCTCCTCGCCAAGCTCACCGTCATCGACCGATTCGCGCTCGGCTTGCCGTGGCTCGACTGGCATGTACGGATCGATCCACTTTCCGGTCTTTTCCTGGTGCTGCTCGGCACGCTGGTGGTCGCGGTTTCGTTCTATGGCCCCGGCTACACGCGCGAGTTCGCGCGGGGCGAGGCAGCGCAGCCCCTGCCCCCGCTTGGCGTGTTCACCGCGCTCTTCGTGCTCGGCATGCAGATGCTGCTGCTCGCCGATGATGCCCTGGTGTTCATGATCTTCTGGGAAATGATGTCGCTGAGCGGCTATTTTCTCGTGGTCTATCAGCACCAGCATGCTGCCAACCGTCAGGCCGCTTTCCTATACCTGTTGCTCGCACACGTAGGCGCGCTGGTCATCCTGCTTTCCTTCGGCGTGCTCGCAGCCTTTGGCGGTGGTCTCACCTTCGACCAGATGCGCGCAGCCAATCTGACGCCACTGTGGGCGACGCTCGCTTTCGGCTGCGCTTTCCTCGGCTTCGGCATCAAGTCGGGCATGGTGCCGCTGCATGTGTGGCTGCCGGATGCGCATCCCGTTGCGCCGTCGCACATCTCGGCCCTGATGAGCGGAGCCATGATCAAGATGGGCATCTACGGCATTGTGCGCGTGAGCTACGATCTGATCGGCGACGTGCGCTGGGAATGGGGGATGGTCGTGCTCATCGTCGGCACCGCCTCGTCTTTGCTCGGTGTGCTCTACGCGCTGATGCAGCACGATCTCAAGCGCCTGCTCGCCTACCACTCGATCGAGAACATCGGCATCATCCTGATGGGCCTCGGGCTGTCGATGATTTTTTTCGGCAGCGGGTATCGCATGCTCGGCACGCTCGGGCTGGTGGCGGCGCTCTACCATACGCTAAACCACGCGCTGTTCAAGGCCTTGCTGTTCCTCGGTGCCGGCGCGGTGCTGCACCGTACGCACGAGCGCGACCTTGATCGCATGGGCGGACTCATCCATCGCATGCCGGTCACCGCGCTCTTCTTTCTCGTCGGCTGCGTTGCGATCTCGGCGCTGCCGCCTTTCAATGGCTTCGTATCCGAGTGGCTGACCTTCCAGACGGCGTTGCAGGCCCCCGTGCTGCAGGATGGTCTGTTGCGCACCATGATTCCCATCGCGGCGGCGCTGCTGGCGCTCACCGGGGCGCTGGCGGCGGCCTGTTTCGTCAAGGCCTTCGGCATTGCCTTCCTCGGCAAACCACGCACGCGCCGCGTCGGCCGCGCACGCGAGGTTCCGCCTGGCATGCTGGTTGGGATGGGGCTGCTGGCGACATTGTGCCTGCTGCTCGGCGTGTTTCCGACCACGGTGATCGAAACCATGGCGCCCATCACCCAGCTCCTGGTGCGTGACGCGCTGCCTTCCGCGGCGGCGCAAGGCTGGTTGTGGCTGACCCCGATTTCGCCCCAGGTGGCCTCGTACTCCGCGCCCTTTGTGGTGGTCGCCATCGTCGTGGTGTTCGTCTTCGGCTTTCTGTTCCTCAAGCGTGGCGCCGTTCCGGCGCGCAGAACCGACGCCTGGGACTGCGGCTTCGGCCATCTGACGCAGCGCATGCAATACACCTCGACCGCTTTCAGCCAGCCGATCCGGCGCGTTTTCGTCGGGGTATGGAAGGTCGAGGAGCACATCGACAGCCTCGCCGGCGAGGGGCAGATTCCACGCGTGACGAGCCTGCATTACAGCGTGCACACCCACGACTGGGCGTGGCTCAAGTGCTACGTTCCGATCGGACGCATGGTGCTCGCCGCGGCGAATCGCATCGGTTTCATCCAGACCGGCAACATCCATACCTATCTGAAATTCTCCTTCGTCACGCTGCTGGTGTTCCTATGGATCGTGAGCTGACGGCCTGGATGCTTGCCGCAGGGCAGACACTGCTGTTCATCGCCGTCGCGCCACTGCTCGCCGGCTGGTTGCAACGCGTCAAATGTCATATGCAGAACCGCGCCGCGCCGCCACTCTGGCAGCCCTACCGCAACCTGGCCAAGCTGCTGCGCAAGAACATGGTCATTGCCGAGAACGCCTCCTGGCTGTTCCGCGTCGTTCCCTACATCGTCTTCAGCGCGATGTTGCTCGCCGCTGCCGTGGTTCCACTCGTTGCCGTGCACCTGCCGACGGCCGCGATTGCCGACATGATCGTGCTGGTCGGTTTTTTTGCCCTGGCGCGTTTCTTCACCGCGCTGGCCGGCCTTGACATCGGCACTGCCTTCGGCGGCATGGGTGCCTCGCGCGAAATGATGGTATCTGCGCTGGCCGAACCGGCCATGCTCATGGCGGTGTTTACGTTATCGATGACCGCGACCACAACCAACCTGTCCGTAGCGACGGGGTACATTCTGCAAGCCGGACTGGTGCTGCGGCCATCGTTCCTGTTCGCGCTGCTGGCGCTGGCCATGGTGGCAGTAGCCGAGACCAGCCGCATTCCGGTGGACAACCCCGCCACCCATCTCGAACTCACCATGCTGCACGAGGCCATGATCC comes from the Georgfuchsia toluolica genome and includes:
- a CDS encoding acetyl-CoA C-acyltransferase; the protein is MSKQIQDAYIVAATRLPVAKRRGMFRNVRPDDMLAHAIRSVMAQAPGLDPALIGDVIVGCAMPEAEQGMNVARIGLLLAGLPNTVPGMTINRFCSSGVQAVADAAARIRLGEADVMIAAGTESMTVMPQMMGNKIAINPAFFEKDENLAIAYGMGLTAEKVAQQWKVTRDEQDAFAVHSHQKAVAAIAAGKFKAEISPYAFAEHLPDLKSGAVKLKQRSADTDEGPRPESSLADLAKLRPVFAARGSVTAGNSSQMSDGAAAVLLVSEKMLKQFNLAPLARFAGYVVAGVPPEIMGIGPIEAIPRALKQAGIAKSDLDWIELNEAFAAQALAVIKTLELDPAKVNPLGGAIALGHPLGATGAIRTATVVHALQREKLKYGMVTMCIGTGMGAAGVFERT
- a CDS encoding CBS domain-containing protein, with translation MNASIAYRPIPQTIISSIGCYVLEAFNPPPVNADSAAVQVMTDLSRVPSATIAGDATLDLANQSMILRSVRLLLVVGEASKIVGVITSNDILGEKPVLVAQNRHCRRSDLCVADVMVPVKSMEALRIEDVTKASVGNIVATLKAVGRAHALVVGQREDGKQSLLGIFSASQIARQLGVQIQTYEVARTFAEIEALIAGI
- a CDS encoding DUF5062 family protein gives rise to the protein MKKMKHENELFKAALLAGVEYAEGRGVVEFEPTDSASEKLLYIYRLLVHDKVIQPLPEDQVAEKTLRHKLAIWYSKQLPANHPLLK
- a CDS encoding SCO family protein, which produces MRFQEPALHSTRGEAAVRALLLALAILLAACSPESAHFNATDVTGGDWGRDFRLADASGKTRQLADFKGKAVVIFFGYVQCPDVCPTTMNKLREVMEALGGEADRVQVLFVTLDPERDTPELLAQYVSAFDARFLGLYGDPDKTAAMAKDFRVFYQKQAGSKPGRYTIDHTAGLYIYDPQGRLRLFVASDEEAAKIAADLRQLLAGR
- the hyfB gene encoding hydrogenase 4 subunit B produces the protein MSATIGTPLLLAYAAVMCTLLSGAVSLLAVRRHPGFLHFGSFLFLFLSGATSIGAGIWTLLAKLTVIDRFALGLPWLDWHVRIDPLSGLFLVLLGTLVVAVSFYGPGYTREFARGEAAQPLPPLGVFTALFVLGMQMLLLADDALVFMIFWEMMSLSGYFLVVYQHQHAANRQAAFLYLLLAHVGALVILLSFGVLAAFGGGLTFDQMRAANLTPLWATLAFGCAFLGFGIKSGMVPLHVWLPDAHPVAPSHISALMSGAMIKMGIYGIVRVSYDLIGDVRWEWGMVVLIVGTASSLLGVLYALMQHDLKRLLAYHSIENIGIILMGLGLSMIFFGSGYRMLGTLGLVAALYHTLNHALFKALLFLGAGAVLHRTHERDLDRMGGLIHRMPVTALFFLVGCVAISALPPFNGFVSEWLTFQTALQAPVLQDGLLRTMIPIAAALLALTGALAAACFVKAFGIAFLGKPRTRRVGRAREVPPGMLVGMGLLATLCLLLGVFPTTVIETMAPITQLLVRDALPSAAAQGWLWLTPISPQVASYSAPFVVVAIVVVFVFGFLFLKRGAVPARRTDAWDCGFGHLTQRMQYTSTAFSQPIRRVFVGVWKVEEHIDSLAGEGQIPRVTSLHYSVHTHDWAWLKCYVPIGRMVLAAANRIGFIQTGNIHTYLKFSFVTLLVFLWIVS
- a CDS encoding respiratory chain complex I subunit 1 family protein, which produces MDRELTAWMLAAGQTLLFIAVAPLLAGWLQRVKCHMQNRAAPPLWQPYRNLAKLLRKNMVIAENASWLFRVVPYIVFSAMLLAAAVVPLVAVHLPTAAIADMIVLVGFFALARFFTALAGLDIGTAFGGMGASREMMVSALAEPAMLMAVFTLSMTATTTNLSVATGYILQAGLVLRPSFLFALLALAMVAVAETSRIPVDNPATHLELTMLHEAMILEYGGRHLALIEWASQIKLMIYAVLIIDFFVPLGIATDFSAMALAAGVVAVMAKLMLLAVLLVVWETVLAKMRLFRVPQFLGFAFMLSLLAMLTHVVLETG